tccaaaagagtatgtataatagattttatcaaacaaaatatttcttgctgaacctactttttgtaatctctgtttgatgttTTGCACAGCAAttactttaaatgatcttttcagaatagattattagattaatgttattaattagattttaaaaaattatataatatatatacatattcggTTGGGGTGTTTATATGGAGCATTTTCATTCGGATAGGACTTTTAAATCGATAACAATGCTCCATGTGAACGTCACAGGACAAAATTCTTGCTTTGATATTTAAAAGCTTCTGTTTTTTATACTAATGATGTGATGAAACATGGCTTCATCTTGAGTTATGAGGTAACCAAAAATGATCTgtgcattgcatttttaaaacaagtGACATTTCccataaaatctttattttacgTTGTGTAACAATTGACTCAAAGTAAATCTAAAACCTGGTTGTGGTAATTATTGGGAATTAAAAAGGCATGTATTAAAAGTCTGATCACATAGAccagaaataaaatgaacaactatTAATATAGTATGTGCAATAGTGTTACTTTCTGCTGAAAAAGTGATTGAGGAACATGATCAATATTGGTCCATGAGTTCACAATCCAGCTTATTGCACCATATTTTACATCAATCAAAAAGTAAggggggaaaaataaataaaaacttaaaagcaATCAAACTGcaggtgaaaaaaaatcaaaatcctaaaaaaaaaacagcataaaaatcTGTGAACAtttgtacaatttatttttgGGTTCTTTATGAAGCCATTTACAGTGATAAAGGCAGGGGCACGGCTCCCAACAGTTCAGCTGTTTTAATAACAAATTAGAAATTTCCATCTTGCAAAAATTGAGATTGTACCATTTGAACATAACTAAGAGAGAAGTTTGGGGGACGCCATATTGTGACTGATCTTTTTTAACAAAGGATTATTGCAAATAAGACTTTGAGCAAAaacttactttttttaaattttttattgaattttatccCATGGAGCTACAAATACTCCCATAATCTTTTTGAAAACATGAACACTTAATCAGATTGAAAATACTCTTACAAACAAAATCAATATTCATCAGAAGAATCAGTCCCTGACTGTTAGCACTGAGGCAACGTTCAGCTCATTTATGATGCCGTCGGTCAAATCATAATACACGATTCATGTAGAAAACTTTTTCTTTGATacggaataataaaaaaagggtaAGACAAGATGCATAAAACAGGAATCTGAAGACTTGGTTGAAGCCGTGGTTCTGAATCTTGAATCCAGAGCTGTTCCAGAGCACCTGATGTGAACACGACTGGATCTCTTCTTTGCACTCCGTCTCAGGCATCTTTCTCGTCCTCTGCGTCCCGTGCTGCTCCGTGCGCCGCGCTCTTTCAGACTTAAGCTGGCAGACTCAGCTTCTTTCCCTTCAACACTGAAATAATGAAAAGAAACACTTGAGTAGCTTCCAACGATCAGATTAGAACACCATTTATCAAGACAGCCACAACAGTCTTGCACAGCATTTGTTTGGATCCTGATAAACATGTCGTTAAGAGCCCACTGGAATCAATACAGACAAACAATTAAACCCTAAACTACAAATGATGATATACTGGTGCAAGAAGACAGGATGAGAGTTTACGAAGATGCACTTATGGGCTGAATGTGCGGTGCATGATGTTTGATCATTGCTAAACTAGTAGCAGTCAAATTGATTTCACAATCAATCGCAGTTTAAGACACTAGCTCTCAGTCCTTTTTTTACTCTAAAGCAATACTTAAAGACAATATTGGCTCAAAACACTCACCTTTTGTTACGTAGAGATAAAAGAAATCACAGTACAGGATTGTCTGAACGATGCCTGCCACGATGGCGATCATGTCGAAGAAGCCTTCGAAGTAGAAGCGCCAGATCCAGTTGATGAGATACAGGGCGCGATAGAGGCCGAGGAAGAACAGGTAGTGCGTGGTGATGGTCTCTGCTTCTCCCGTCTTACTGATCATGAACAGCTGTGGGAGGATGGACACGGACTCCAGGTAGATGGAGAACGTCCACATGATCTACAACGAGGAGATGATGAGGATACAAATGAATAAACTTGAGACGAACTCTTAGGGTTGCCCTAAACTAAGGATTTTTCTGGCATAAGTCAACTGATCACATGTTTGCTAATAtaccatttaaatgcataatacaGCCTGATAAGCACTCAAGCGCATGCAAAAAGCTCGCCACAGCTAGTAATGACTATGATTAAACAGTAAGGAgtatgcattaacattttaataatttattgataaacTTTGTTTTTCGGCTTTAGAGATCAGTGACACTGACCCATCATCTCTGAAGTAGTGGATACACCTCTGTGCATTACATAATCTGAGaatttttgttttccatttgactTGGTTCAGTtgaaaagtagacatttcactgTTTATAGATATATCTTTCATGTCTGTAAAGCATGTATACAAGGAGTATCGAAGTGACATGCGCAGGTTCATAGAGACCGGGACGGCAGAAAGTGCATCCTATTTGCgctctttattttacaaaagcacaatgttttgttgttatgaGTTCACACGGATAAACGTGTCTTCACATAGGTTCACAGAGATGACAGAAAGTGCATCCTGTTTgcattctttattttacaaaagcacaatttgTTGTTAATATGAGTTCACACAGATAAATGCGTGTCTTCACATAGGTTCACAGAGATGGCAGAAAGTGCATCCTGTTTgcattctttattttacaaaagcacaatgttttgttgttattatgagtTCACACAGATAAACGTATAGTCTTTACAGATTACTATTATCTGTAGGAGCAAAAATGACAGCATTTTAAAAGCAAGTGACCACCTCCATCTTTCACGAAGCGAATGCACTATTTTTCCAGCTTCAATAGCACACATTTCACTAGGTTAACATTAGACTGAGCGGCCATGTAAAGTTGCAGCTACTACTGCCTGACTTCACCACTTCCTCTGGatgtttatatttagatttttttttctgcgacTAACAAAATTTTGGTCAACCAAGCCTCTTTTGGTTAACTAACCATATTTCGACTATTAACGGGCAGCCCTACAAACTTGAGATTGAATGAAAGCAGGAACGGAGTTGCTTGCTCACCTCCAAAGGAGAGAAGTCGTGGTTGACGAGGAAAGCCAGGCCACCGACTGGAACAACCAGGAACTCCGCTCTGAACGTGTCGTGGTTGCCATCATACGTAGCCTTGAACTTCACGTATATCAGGTACACCGTGGCATAGGCACAAGCGATATAGATGACCTGCATGGGAAGATGCAACAAAACAGTTACAAGAAAGTCCCTTTAACACTTGTAATCTTTGCAGTCAAAAATCACCACcatggaaattaaaaataaagcgtcttttttttttttttttttttttttgtggtacaaTCTACAACTCAGTCATAtccaaaaattgtaaaaaaaaaaaaaaaaaaaaaaaaaaataataataataataataaatgtgttaacagaatataataatattaaagttatataaaaatagCTGATGCATAATTTAGAGATTTAAATAGTCTGACAACATGAAAAACCCCtctaaaaacatgaaatattaaagaATAAGTATTACAGACACAAAATATAGTACctacttttaattaaaaacaaattacatttactgtTTCTGTTCTGACCACTGAAGATAATTTCagcacaaatgaaaaaaaaaacaaaaaaaacaaggtgAACTTCATGCACAATCATATTCTACAGAAAACAAACTCTGATTGGCTCTTTTAATTGATTTCacacattcagtttttttttttttattgcacataaATTCAATGTATCAAATATGACAGGTCTGTTGAGTTtgtgaaaaaaatgcatgaacGTGTGCATGTTTATAACTTTAATCTGCTCAGCCTCACCTTCATGCTGGAGTTGTACAAAGAAATGAAGGACGTGAGAAGGTCCAGATAGCGAGTGGTAAACACCAAGGCAAACAGAATCTGACTCTTCCCAGATATTCCTGAAAAACACACATCAACATGACATTTCAACAATTCACTGTCCTTAGTGCAAACTGAACCCCATTCCACACGTTCAGTTTGTTTTGGAAGACATTAACATGAATAAGGCTGTTACAAAATCACTAAAGCATGCAGAAGTGTTGAGTTCTTGTACAATAAGATCACAAATCAACATTGTAATACACCCAGAGACCCCTACAGTGACTgtcagtgtaaaataaataaactaataagatCCTGCTGCCACGTCAGAGGTCAGAGCATGCAATcaggatgaatgaatgaagtcaCTAGTTATCTACAGCCTGATAACCTAAATGGAGCAAAACTCCAAAGTTAAACAGGGTTTACAACATTCAGCTGGTACAAATCACTGTTGCTTTTGATTTATACGCCATGCAACTCAATGCAAGTCAATGCAAGTAAAGCGAAACATCACTTCACTGGAGGAATTCAAGAGCATAGGTgcattaaaacattatattttacaacaaCACTTGTTTAATTCACTCAAACGAGGCCTAGGTCTTGAGTTTACATCACAAACGAGTGGATCAGCTGCCACTTAAACGAATCACACCAATGGACTTTGACCAAATGTGAAGTTCGcacacttaaaaacaaacaaaaaaaataacacagcCCTAAAAAGTGCCCAGTGCGCGTTCTCAGCTGAAATCCCAGCGTTTCTCACCTGCACACGACCTGCTTTTCCATatcttcagcaggaggatgatgATGGCTGCTAAATGGGAGAGGTCCCCTGTCAGTCTGAACACGTTCATGTTTCTTTGGGTCTGCTGATGAGGGCTTTGTTGAAATGAATGCGGGAAGCGGCTCGAGCGCGGATCGAGTTCCTCTGCAGCGCGCGACAAACACGGCGTTCCCGACTGAAAGATGGCGAGAGCAGCGCGACGTGGCGCCTGACAGCGGGTTGGCTGAGCCgcaggatgatgatgatgctcgGAGTTTGGCATTGGGAGGAGAATATCGCTGGATAATTCATATATTGATTGCACACACTATGTTTTCCTGTAGGGGCGCACCGTGGCTCAACCGGTTATGACTTCAAGGGATGCATCTGAGACCCTGGCCACAAAAGTAGCACAGGGATATTTGGAGCAGTAGCTTACAATAGCcctacattgtatgggtcaaaattatcaaattttctttaatggcaaaaatcattaggatactacataaagatcatgttccgtgaATATATTTTGAcgatttcctactgtaaatatatcaaatttaAGGGCATATTAAGGGCATATTTTcttaatattgtgatttttttttttttgcaccctcagattccagatttttaaatagttgtatctcagcctgATATTGTCATAATAAACCACACATCAGTGAGGTATAAaatgtggtccagggtcaaatatgTTTTTCTGGTGTGAATTTCAAAAGTGGCTTTATTCCCAACATAACACACCTATTTGACTGTGCTCTCAATTAAAGTGTTGCTGACTTTATTATTTTGTCCAAACACTTTATTCATAGCTGTACGGTTTTAAAGTTAAACCACACTTCAGCGGATTgaagaataaaataaagatatatatttgtGAAGTCTCTTTATTACATAATGGACAGAAACGCCCAGAAACTCTTATATGCTTTGAACTTGTTTTGGTTGTTAAAATAACACTTTCAcccttctttattattattatgctttttctttacttttttgttgttgttgttgttttctttctatTTGCTGTATCAACACTAATAATATGTGTGTAATATGTTGTTGAAATGTGCATTAATATATATTAGATTATTTCCAGCATTTAAATGGTAACTGTGAATTAGCATAATACAATTGTAGAAAATAAACGATTAAGCAGCAATCGCAGTCGACTCTGATTGGTCCGCTCTGATCCACGCGGAGAAAAGTAACAAAAGACACGTGACAACAagagtattttttttactaagcCCCGCCCCTCTGGACTTTCCTGTAATATCGACTTCTTTTCCTctcgtttttttcttcttcagttttTGTGAACTTGTGGCTTGGGAAGGGTGTGTGGGAAGTTCGCTGGATCCTGCTCTTGAGGATCTGTGGAGTTTAGATTCCAACTCAATTCAAACACACCTAAACCAAACGAAAAATATATACACACGTGTGCGTGGATTCGTGTGTGACTGATGATGAAGGAATATGTAGAAATATAGCGTAattcatataaaattaatatttttcatttaaaattaaatgaacaatTGCTTTCCTGACTATAAATTTATTTGCATCCTTGTTAGTGTACtcctattaattatttaaattcattttcagttAATTATTCATTCATAATAATTAACAGTATTGATATTAagctattaattatttataatacaaattgtatttaaatgtataaattataaataatgtatatgtacttatgcatttatttttatatctacattttataaggactataaaaaatatattatgtgcAATTGTCACTCTATTGCTTTGTCAGAAATGTGTTTCTCTGTCATTTCTCATTTCCATCATAaagcagtttatttttttttatctcttttacCCCATTTTTTTAATGAACGTATACTAGAGATAAGGTTTATAATTCGTGGCCAGGATCAAACCAGAAGTGCATGAAATACTGGcttgttttgcataaaaaaaataaaaaaagtttttataatacattattaaagaaGAATAATCTCTCTTTGTTAATAGCTTTATTTAAATGAGCTTTAGTCTTTCATTTAATTTGTCTTATTAACATAGATATAGTAAAGGTTCTGCTTATCTCATCATCATGTCAATATTACATCACAAACCAAAGCTGAAACCAAATACagagaacaaatgtagatttattgCACAGTAAACATATTCAATAAAGGACAATACTTGATTTACATCATTAAAAATATGTGTACAAACAGAACATCACATCCTGTAATTAACTAATACCTACATACAAGTATCTTGAGACGTTT
Above is a window of Carassius gibelio isolate Cgi1373 ecotype wild population from Czech Republic chromosome B12, carGib1.2-hapl.c, whole genome shotgun sequence DNA encoding:
- the kdelr2b gene encoding ER lumen protein-retaining receptor 2b: MNVFRLTGDLSHLAAIIILLLKIWKSRSCAGISGKSQILFALVFTTRYLDLLTSFISLYNSSMKVIYIACAYATVYLIYVKFKATYDGNHDTFRAEFLVVPVGGLAFLVNHDFSPLEIMWTFSIYLESVSILPQLFMISKTGEAETITTHYLFFLGLYRALYLINWIWRFYFEGFFDMIAIVAGIVQTILYCDFFYLYVTKVLKGKKLSLPA